A genomic stretch from Mya arenaria isolate MELC-2E11 chromosome 10, ASM2691426v1 includes:
- the LOC128205174 gene encoding uncharacterized protein LOC128205174, whose translation MTEPKKRKVGKEAVENGEEEKSKQKRPVKSKIARVKEAQTKGIFAHILTACKVLLAVMLIPPFLNYAALQREGSLLQPEGEMYDIGWGQKLFLSCKGKGAPTVVLDAPTGMTSDAWTVVFEKLAKYTRVCMYDRAGVGFSDRPYYNSTEVDGTDSGRNYRNRWTPFTAERMVEDLHQLVSRSSDQPRPFLLVGAELGALIAQFYARMFEGEVMGLVLINPLTEDLFQQDKGIWIHNWYGHMVPSFQTIQLGAALGVTRLSLMLGYLQHPLHRAVSLPDDVDKRQKYLMCYPKHLSSVVDEHYFINETFSQLRTAKKIKNIAKNISVTVITGNYYDEQMPGPLNKAWAKSEQNLITNVYPDSHHIVVNGGDRHLLYRKPDAIVDPVRKIVKQWRSRHTEDSSDNKLKSKSS comes from the exons ATGACAGaaccaaaaaaaagaaaagttggTAAGGAGGCAGTTGAAAATGGCGAAGaggaaaaatcaaaacaaaaacgacCAGTCAAG TCTAAAATTGCCAGAGTCAAGGAAGCCCAGACAAAGGGCATATTTGCCCACATCCTGACTGCATGTAAGGTGTTGCTGGCTGTTATGTTGATTCCTCCATTTCTGAACTATGCGGCTCTTCAACGGGAAGGATCCTTGCTGCAACCCGAAG GTGAGATGTACGACATAGGCTGGGGTCAGAAGTTATTCCTGTCATGTAAGGGGAAGGGGGCACCTACTGTGGTCCTTGATGCCCCCACGGGGATGACCTCAGATGCCTGGACAGTCGTGTTTGAAAAGCTTGCCAAATATACACGT GTGTGCATGTATGACAGAGCAGGTGTTGGATTCAGTGACAGACCGTACTAT AACTCAACTGAGGTTGATGGGACAGACAGCGGTAGAAATTACAGGAACAGATGGACTCCGTTCACTGCAGAACG CATGGTAGAGGATCTCCACCAGCTTGTTTCCAGAAGCAGCGACCAACCTCGTCCGTTCCTGCTTGTAGGGGCAGAATTAGGGGCCCTCATAGCGCAGTTCTATGCAAGAATGTTTGAAGG GGAGGTGATGGGGCTGGTGTTGATCAATCCACTGACAGAAGACTTATTTCAACAAGACAAAGGCATATGGATTCATAACTG GTATGGCCACATGGTTCCTTCCTTCCAGACTATACAACTAGGGGCTGCCCTAGGTGTAACAAGGCTCTCTCTCATGCTGGGATATCTTCAACACCCTCTACACCGAGCAGTCAGTCTGCCAGACGACGTGGATAAAAGACAG AAGTACCTGATGTGTTACCCCAAACATTTGAGCTCTGTGGTGGATGAACACtattttatcaatgaaacattttcacAGTTGCG aactgcaaaaaaaatcaagaacatAGCCAAGAACATATCAGTGACAGTGATCACGGGAAACTACTACGATGAACAGATGCCTGGGCCGTTGAATAAG GCGTGGGCCAAGTCGGAGCAGAATCTGATCACAAATGTGTACCCAGATAGTCATCATATTGTTGTGAACGGGGGGGACCGGCATTTACTCTACAGGAAACCAGACGCCATCGTTGATCCTGTGAGAAAAATCGTAAAACAATGGAGATCCAGACATACTGAAGATAGTAgtgataataaattaaaatctaaatctAGCTGA